One Mycobacterium sp. SMC-4 DNA window includes the following coding sequences:
- a CDS encoding ArgK/MeaB family GTPase, whose product MTIDELVAAARAGSPRAAGRLLSYMEGGQRDAVLEALGEVVPARVVGITGPPGAGKSTTVGALVGAYRAGGKRVAVLAVDPSSPYSGGALLGDRIRMAAHINDPDVLIRSVASRGHLGGLAAAVPASITLLSALCFDLVILETVGVGQSEIEIAAVADPTVVILNPGAGDAVQAAKAGLLEVADIVAVNKADREGADQTVRDLRAETAAPIVKLIAAQGEGITELMDAIEATHRSDDPQRRAARARSQILSLAQTLLRQHADLDDVAASVAEGRSDPYTAAARLIARGT is encoded by the coding sequence GTGACCATCGACGAGCTCGTCGCCGCCGCCCGCGCCGGCTCGCCCCGGGCCGCCGGACGGCTGCTCAGCTACATGGAGGGCGGACAGCGCGACGCGGTGCTCGAGGCGCTGGGCGAGGTGGTGCCGGCCCGCGTCGTGGGAATCACCGGACCGCCGGGTGCCGGCAAGTCGACCACGGTGGGTGCGCTGGTAGGGGCCTACCGCGCAGGCGGCAAGCGGGTCGCTGTGCTGGCCGTCGATCCGTCCTCGCCCTACAGCGGTGGGGCGCTGCTCGGCGACCGGATCCGGATGGCCGCGCATATCAACGACCCGGACGTGTTGATCCGGTCGGTGGCCAGCAGGGGTCATCTCGGAGGGCTGGCGGCGGCCGTCCCGGCGTCGATCACGCTGCTGTCGGCTCTGTGCTTCGACCTGGTCATCCTCGAGACCGTCGGCGTGGGACAGTCGGAGATCGAGATTGCCGCGGTCGCCGATCCCACCGTCGTGATCCTCAATCCCGGCGCCGGTGATGCGGTTCAGGCGGCGAAGGCGGGCCTATTGGAGGTCGCCGACATCGTCGCGGTCAACAAGGCCGACCGCGAGGGCGCCGACCAGACGGTGCGTGACCTCCGGGCAGAGACCGCCGCGCCGATCGTGAAACTGATTGCCGCGCAGGGGGAGGGCATCACCGAGCTGATGGACGCCATCGAGGCCACCCATCGGTCCGATGACCCCCAGCGCCGTGCCGCGCGGGCCCGCTCGCAGATCCTGTCACTGGCCCAGACCCTCTTACGTCAGCACGCCGACCTCGACGACGTCGCCGCGTCGGTCGCCGAAGGGCGTTCGGATCCGTACACGGCTGCGGCCCGGTTGATCGCCCGGGGGACCTGA